From Chryseobacterium sp. H1D6B, a single genomic window includes:
- a CDS encoding RNA polymerase sigma factor RpoD/SigA — translation MRQLKITKQVTNRETASLDKYLQEIGKVELITADEEVELAQKIRAGDRAALEKLIKANLRFVVSVSKQYQNQGLSLPDLINEGNLGLMKAAKRYDETRGFKFISYAVWWIRQSILQALAEQSRIVRLPLNKIGSINKINKAYAHLEQENERPPSPEELAEVLDMSEEDIKESMKNSGRHLSMDAPLVEGEDSNLYDVLRSGESPSPDKDLMLESLQIEIERALNTLTPREADLVRLYFGLNGKHPMTLEEIGETFDLTRERVRQIKEKAIKRLKHNTRSKILKSYLGK, via the coding sequence ATGAGACAATTAAAAATCACTAAGCAGGTAACCAACAGGGAAACTGCTTCATTAGACAAGTATTTGCAGGAAATTGGTAAAGTAGAATTGATTACTGCAGACGAGGAAGTAGAATTGGCGCAAAAAATACGTGCGGGCGACAGAGCAGCACTAGAGAAATTAATCAAGGCCAATCTTCGTTTCGTTGTTTCTGTATCTAAACAATACCAAAACCAAGGTCTTTCTTTACCCGATTTGATCAATGAAGGTAACTTAGGATTAATGAAAGCTGCGAAAAGATATGATGAAACAAGAGGTTTCAAATTTATTTCTTACGCGGTTTGGTGGATTCGTCAATCAATTTTACAGGCTTTGGCAGAACAGTCAAGAATTGTAAGATTACCGTTGAATAAAATCGGTTCTATCAACAAGATCAATAAAGCATATGCTCACTTAGAACAAGAAAATGAAAGACCTCCTTCACCAGAAGAATTGGCAGAAGTTCTTGATATGAGCGAGGAAGATATTAAAGAATCTATGAAAAACTCCGGAAGACACCTGTCTATGGATGCACCTCTAGTAGAAGGTGAAGATTCTAATCTTTATGATGTATTACGTTCTGGAGAATCTCCAAGCCCGGATAAAGATCTGATGCTTGAATCTCTTCAAATTGAAATTGAAAGAGCATTAAACACGCTGACTCCAAGAGAGGCAGATTTAGTAAGATTATACTTCGGATTGAACGGAAAACACCCAATGACTTTAGAAGAAATTGGTGAAACTTTCGACCTGACGAGAGAAAGAGTCCGTCAGATCAAAGAAAAAGCGATCAAAAGACTAAAACACAACACCAGAAGCAAGATCTTAAAGTCTTATCTAGGTAAATAA
- a CDS encoding DUF2931 family protein, translating into MKTETDTRFPYMVTVTAPKEYPIEVHLGYLTDDKKEVICGVPKAGKTASEWQNSGAEAGQGSDIIPSHLSLTYLAYAEKKFYKVEGELPKDKILAAFQKGFPIQDKPSADGSIPWIHGTYDQLTIGAAPGGVVVVWLDGNHHRIEICRLQAKEVFVNKDEFRPNPDPEESQQQFFDTFYNVAVSDSVKNEISKNGIPFGLWDKYRVKYKYRFVLKPYDEDDVITKLYRLNYNGESEYLIGTDQLNVYKDDAVPYEVTFMFKKYNADIVFNDTELLKIFENFKGKYPGKPLDIILEPSFMYNDIKIYVQCGDDKVQLEKAKIKEIWGG; encoded by the coding sequence ATGAAGACAGAAACAGATACCCGTTTTCCTTATATGGTTACGGTAACTGCACCTAAAGAATATCCTATAGAAGTCCATCTAGGGTATTTAACAGATGATAAAAAAGAAGTAATATGCGGCGTTCCAAAAGCTGGAAAGACCGCTTCTGAATGGCAGAACAGCGGTGCTGAAGCCGGGCAGGGCAGCGATATTATTCCGTCCCATCTCAGTCTTACTTATTTAGCATATGCAGAAAAGAAATTTTATAAAGTAGAAGGAGAGCTGCCTAAAGATAAAATTCTAGCGGCATTTCAAAAAGGTTTCCCCATACAGGACAAACCTTCAGCTGATGGAAGTATTCCATGGATCCATGGCACTTATGACCAGCTGACAATAGGAGCGGCGCCAGGCGGTGTGGTAGTGGTATGGCTGGACGGAAACCATCACCGGATAGAAATCTGCAGACTGCAGGCAAAAGAAGTTTTTGTAAATAAAGATGAATTCAGGCCGAATCCAGATCCTGAAGAGTCACAGCAGCAGTTTTTCGATACCTTTTATAATGTAGCAGTTTCGGACAGCGTAAAAAATGAAATCAGCAAGAATGGAATTCCTTTCGGTCTCTGGGATAAGTATAGAGTGAAGTATAAATACCGCTTTGTTTTAAAACCTTATGATGAAGATGATGTCATTACAAAATTATACCGACTTAATTATAACGGAGAATCAGAATATCTTATTGGAACAGATCAGTTGAATGTCTATAAAGATGATGCAGTGCCTTATGAAGTGACATTTATGTTTAAAAAATATAATGCAGATATTGTATTCAATGATACAGAGCTTTTGAAAATATTTGAAAACTTTAAAGGGAAATATCCTGGAAAGCCTTTAGATATTATATTAGAGCCTTCTTTCATGTATAATGATATTAAGATATATGTACAGTGCGGAGATGACAAAGTACAATTAGAGAAAGCTAAAATAAAAGAAATTTGGGGCGGTTAG
- a CDS encoding type VI secretion system baseplate subunit TssG — translation MYYNKLQTDFKAEAVAVNLLRYQRAVSNIFIERIGINDRAYLKDIKSISSSFLGFDEEVFTIETYREGIYDYLPEGVFHPPSLGATRKNVESVVKEIRKQKRVEEDARKFFKPFELEMFFTEISALLKEFDFDISSDTDALLNTVSELWPLIKMLDKQNAYIFIHILPFFHNIRGDKKWFERAMSAFLHVPVEVTFTPNIIDDIEENDDSMLLGNSRLGVTYIPSGRHMDGQRNWVVNIGPIPYEDMKKYIHGNPFRKVLQALYDYFLPVTVDVEENFITEKKEYSFVLEDDKRNANRLGYSTFL, via the coding sequence ATGTATTACAATAAACTGCAGACAGATTTTAAAGCTGAAGCTGTAGCAGTGAATCTTTTGAGATATCAAAGGGCCGTAAGCAATATCTTCATTGAGCGCATCGGAATTAATGATAGAGCTTATTTAAAGGATATAAAAAGTATTTCGAGCAGTTTTTTAGGATTTGATGAAGAGGTATTTACGATAGAAACCTATCGGGAGGGAATTTATGACTATCTTCCAGAAGGGGTATTTCACCCGCCGTCTCTTGGTGCTACAAGAAAGAATGTAGAAAGTGTAGTTAAGGAAATTCGTAAGCAGAAGAGAGTAGAAGAAGACGCCCGTAAGTTTTTCAAGCCGTTCGAGCTGGAAATGTTTTTTACAGAAATAAGTGCTTTACTCAAAGAATTTGATTTTGATATTTCTAGTGATACGGATGCTTTGCTCAATACCGTAAGCGAGCTTTGGCCTCTTATTAAAATGCTGGATAAACAAAATGCTTATATTTTTATTCATATTCTGCCTTTTTTCCATAACATCCGTGGAGATAAAAAATGGTTTGAAAGAGCAATGTCTGCATTTTTACATGTTCCTGTAGAAGTGACTTTTACCCCTAATATTATTGATGACATAGAAGAAAATGATGATTCTATGTTATTGGGAAATTCCAGATTAGGTGTTACTTACATTCCAAGCGGAAGACATATGGACGGACAAAGAAACTGGGTAGTGAATATTGGCCCGATTCCTTATGAAGATATGAAAAAATACATTCATGGAAACCCCTTTAGAAAGGTACTTCAGGCCTTATATGATTACTTTCTTCCCGTAACAGTAGACGTTGAGGAAAATTTTATCACAGAAAAAAAAGAATATTCATTCGTGCTGGAAGATGACAAAAGAAATGCAAACCGCCTTGGATACTCTACTTTTCTGTAA
- a CDS encoding DUF4280 domain-containing protein → MGEKHLVCQGATCKCQFGTAPDKLLVKTQSKRYINDKEGSKKLIATNKDIGQTFEKNTFGSCAKMNNSPCKPVVVKWDGYYDHITLKDNEGKALLEDSKATCAISGTASIEIINHGQTLEVTKQNENNARPEVLAELCPFQNFLEDEIEDIEMDDTYVIL, encoded by the coding sequence ATGGGTGAAAAACATTTAGTCTGCCAAGGAGCGACATGTAAATGCCAGTTTGGAACTGCCCCAGACAAATTATTGGTAAAGACACAGAGTAAAAGGTATATTAACGATAAGGAAGGAAGTAAAAAACTGATAGCGACCAACAAAGATATCGGACAGACTTTTGAGAAAAATACTTTTGGCAGCTGTGCGAAAATGAATAATTCCCCATGCAAGCCTGTCGTGGTGAAATGGGATGGTTATTATGATCATATTACACTAAAAGACAATGAAGGAAAAGCTTTATTAGAAGACAGTAAAGCTACCTGTGCAATATCCGGCACAGCAAGTATAGAAATCATCAACCACGGCCAGACCCTGGAAGTTACTAAGCAGAACGAAAACAATGCACGTCCGGAAGTGCTGGCGGAGCTGTGCCCATTTCAGAATTTCCTTGAAGATGAAATTGAAGATATAGAAATGGACGATACGTATGTAATCCTATAA
- a CDS encoding GNAT family N-acetyltransferase — protein sequence MEYTTQWLTDNTRTKELVDFFITHKTESYISHGEIISGRADNPKTWSSNLESILTAQFNADFGDENNSTKLKILIAENQEGNIIGMLVFHVIYSGFKNYAVLEDMLLDNAVRGQALGSRLLEQAVEEAKSWNINFILLESGIDNQGAHHFFEKYGFKKVSENYILTL from the coding sequence ATGGAATACACAACTCAATGGCTCACGGACAATACCCGTACAAAAGAATTAGTTGACTTTTTCATCACCCATAAAACTGAATCGTACATCTCTCACGGAGAAATTATATCCGGACGCGCAGACAATCCTAAAACCTGGAGCTCTAATCTTGAATCTATATTAACAGCACAGTTCAATGCTGATTTTGGTGATGAAAATAACTCAACAAAACTGAAAATCTTAATTGCAGAAAATCAAGAAGGAAATATTATTGGAATGCTCGTATTTCATGTAATCTACAGCGGTTTTAAAAATTATGCAGTATTGGAAGATATGCTGCTGGACAACGCTGTCCGCGGGCAGGCTCTCGGAAGCAGACTTTTAGAGCAGGCTGTTGAGGAAGCTAAAAGTTGGAATATTAATTTTATTTTATTAGAAAGCGGTATTGATAATCAGGGTGCTCATCATTTTTTTGAAAAATACGGCTTTAAAAAAGTTTCTGAAAATTATATTTTAACATTATAA
- a CDS encoding FAD-dependent monooxygenase, with translation MNSISIIGAGIGGLALGNILKLHQIDFSMYDAAPEIKPVGSGIMMAGNAMQIFDKLGLKEKIENSGNTIHGISITDESLKIISRTNSLALEKKFNSCNVAVHRADLQKILAENIGFENIHLNHRLQQIEKKENYLLHFENGAAIESRIVFGADGIKSKIRSQILKTGTIRSAGQKCWRGLTDFELPEKYRHEALEVWGKGKRFGFVKMSDRKVYWYAVVNEKNFDPAIDLQYVFNDFHPLIKKILEATHQKDIILNDITDVSPIPKWYSENLCLIGDAAHATTPNMGQGACQAIEDAYIIGKLLENTRNFNVVFEQFQQIRRHKVDYIVNTSWKVGRISQWEHGNSIRNFLMRLIPERINQKQIEKVIRLEL, from the coding sequence ATGAATTCAATCTCGATCATCGGTGCAGGAATCGGCGGACTGGCGCTTGGAAACATTCTGAAACTACATCAGATCGACTTTAGCATGTATGATGCTGCACCAGAAATAAAACCGGTAGGATCAGGAATTATGATGGCTGGAAATGCAATGCAGATTTTCGATAAATTAGGATTAAAAGAAAAAATTGAAAATTCCGGCAATACAATTCATGGGATTTCTATAACCGATGAATCTTTAAAAATCATTTCCAGAACCAATAGTCTTGCGCTGGAAAAGAAGTTCAATTCATGCAACGTTGCTGTTCACAGAGCTGATTTACAAAAGATTCTAGCCGAAAATATAGGCTTTGAAAATATTCATCTTAATCATCGCTTACAGCAGATCGAAAAGAAAGAAAATTATCTCTTACATTTTGAAAACGGAGCAGCAATAGAAAGCAGAATAGTCTTCGGAGCTGACGGGATAAAATCTAAAATACGCAGTCAGATTTTAAAAACCGGAACCATCCGAAGTGCAGGACAAAAGTGCTGGCGCGGATTAACAGATTTTGAACTCCCTGAAAAATACCGCCATGAAGCTCTTGAAGTATGGGGAAAAGGGAAGCGTTTCGGCTTTGTAAAAATGTCTGATAGAAAAGTTTATTGGTACGCTGTGGTGAATGAAAAGAATTTTGATCCTGCTATTGATTTGCAATATGTCTTTAATGATTTCCATCCTTTAATTAAGAAAATTCTGGAAGCAACCCATCAGAAAGATATTATTCTAAATGACATTACCGACGTGTCTCCTATTCCAAAATGGTATTCTGAAAATCTTTGTCTGATCGGTGATGCCGCACATGCAACGACTCCAAATATGGGACAAGGAGCCTGCCAGGCAATAGAAGACGCTTATATTATCGGAAAATTATTAGAAAATACTCGAAATTTTAATGTTGTATTTGAACAATTTCAGCAGATCCGAAGACATAAAGTAGATTATATTGTGAATACAAGCTGGAAAGTTGGCCGCATTTCACAATGGGAACACGGAAATTCAATACGCAATTTTTTAATGAGGCTTATTCCGGAACGTATTAACCAGAAGCAGATTGAAAAAGTTATCAGGTTAGAATTATAA
- a CDS encoding TssN family type VI secretion system protein, translating to MEISSVKGIFLRYILMPLIAVIMMIILGIIRRNKPAIKIKVIIIYVLLCSLCLALPGVFGFTGNLFNPYWYLIAQIIYLIFGIIHVNLLHRYFKKHIESLSLSILFESILSLTCIALGGYLFVLLFNWMSKGSGYAVMAATSMLIFLVPMVFYYCYIQFISIPFDIYKTWRYSPDQRPPDFDGVDFDKLMVLNVELSKNLEDTNRFRIKAKTLPTGITFGDWFYRVVDDYNHKNPGSIIHLSDQEKEPYYWIFYTKKSFFSFRKYIDFDQDIFTNSISENEVVICKRVIQHEEEGVPRKP from the coding sequence ATGGAAATTTCTTCAGTAAAAGGTATCTTTTTGAGATATATTTTAATGCCTTTAATAGCAGTTATAATGATGATTATACTTGGGATAATCAGACGAAACAAACCTGCGATCAAGATTAAAGTTATTATTATATACGTTCTGCTGTGCAGCTTGTGTTTAGCACTGCCCGGAGTTTTCGGGTTTACAGGGAATTTATTTAATCCTTACTGGTATCTTATAGCACAGATCATCTATCTAATTTTTGGGATTATTCATGTTAACTTACTGCACCGGTACTTTAAAAAACATATTGAATCTCTATCTCTGAGTATTTTATTTGAATCTATACTTTCATTAACCTGTATTGCTCTTGGAGGATATCTTTTTGTGCTTTTATTTAATTGGATGAGTAAAGGATCAGGATATGCTGTAATGGCCGCTACAAGTATGCTGATATTTCTTGTTCCGATGGTATTTTATTACTGTTATATACAATTCATCAGTATTCCTTTTGATATCTATAAAACTTGGAGATATTCGCCGGATCAAAGACCTCCGGATTTTGACGGAGTAGATTTTGATAAATTAATGGTGCTGAATGTTGAGCTGAGCAAAAATTTAGAAGATACCAACAGATTCCGTATCAAAGCTAAAACACTGCCTACAGGGATTACGTTTGGAGACTGGTTTTATAGAGTAGTGGATGATTACAATCATAAAAACCCAGGATCTATTATTCATCTTTCAGATCAAGAAAAAGAACCTTATTACTGGATTTTCTATACTAAAAAATCGTTTTTCAGCTTCAGAAAATATATTGATTTCGATCAGGATATTTTTACAAACAGCATTTCTGAGAATGAAGTGGTGATTTGTAAAAGAGTTATCCAGCATGAAGAGGAAGGAGTACCAAGAAAACCATAA
- a CDS encoding S1/P1 nuclease, which produces MKSIYSKILILAFITSSLYSYAWGLTGHRIIAEIAENHLSGKARREIKKIMGKERLAYWANWPDFIKSDTTGAWKQASAWHYVNIDPQTDFKAFEQNLKAQAGPNLYTQVKTLSAQVKDEKTSEKDRKIALIFLIHIMGDLAQPMHTGRSEDLGGNKINVTYFGEKTNLHSVWDGKLVDSQKYSYTEYSTLLDIKTNDEVKQIQTGTLEDWLYDSHKIANKIYAQTPNDSKLSYDYQYKFNDTLERQLLYGGLRLAKLLNDLF; this is translated from the coding sequence ATGAAAAGTATTTATTCTAAAATTCTAATTTTAGCATTCATCACCTCTTCTCTTTATTCTTATGCATGGGGATTAACGGGGCACAGAATTATTGCAGAAATTGCAGAAAACCATCTTTCCGGAAAGGCAAGAAGGGAAATTAAAAAAATTATGGGGAAAGAACGCCTTGCTTATTGGGCAAACTGGCCGGATTTCATTAAATCTGATACTACAGGAGCATGGAAACAGGCTTCAGCTTGGCATTATGTAAACATCGATCCGCAAACCGATTTTAAAGCGTTTGAACAAAATTTAAAAGCTCAGGCTGGTCCCAATCTTTATACTCAGGTAAAAACTTTATCTGCTCAGGTAAAAGATGAGAAAACTTCTGAAAAAGACAGAAAAATAGCTTTAATTTTCCTTATCCATATTATGGGAGACCTTGCACAGCCAATGCATACTGGAAGATCTGAAGATTTAGGCGGAAACAAAATTAATGTAACTTATTTTGGAGAGAAAACAAATTTACACTCTGTTTGGGACGGAAAATTAGTAGATTCTCAAAAATACAGCTACACAGAATATTCTACCCTTCTGGACATTAAAACGAATGACGAAGTAAAACAGATTCAGACAGGAACTTTAGAAGACTGGTTGTATGATTCTCACAAGATCGCTAATAAAATTTATGCTCAGACTCCTAATGATTCTAAATTATCATATGACTATCAGTATAAATTCAATGATACTCTAGAGAGACAGCTTCTTTACGGAGGATTAAGATTAGCAAAATTATTGAACGACCTATTTTAA
- a CDS encoding DUF2235 domain-containing protein, protein MKIVGESRPLTDKEYSYSLFSATKKIVVKEWQIEYNGRLLKTNPSGVFRFAVSLANTVVKLKAVVIENGITVFYSMDVSILAGKPKILSVEWRDYQDKPIGKRKVGYLDQIKLAVKTQNIPAGDTLKVTVFEDDNFRDREAGTHTTSGVDKSGYAYLFFDNIKLYRTKLNNMDMRNESDHEFYIRVNYKNHIEETWEDTQLHIQNELKNYIDKPPAGNRPVVVGKVESVVKKKKKSVNFTFGIFLDGTLNNMYNTEIRKEAEGKKQSQMTPVLAGVDAKESYKDHGDPKDMESSYENDLSNPAILFKNYTADFKSVFKVYTEGIGTNTSPAEQGKALTKDDYKKDDVMQGPAFGIGSAGIKDKVRKAITDAEKYIAKNITPETDMVGTITFDVFGFSRGAAAARYFVHVITQDAYKPSVTYSKAGVYVKDKFGYSISDSYAAKTMPAFGYLGQLLTEAGCMDEKTKVVVRFVGIYDTVPHHGLFQWNDIKDLSLDEVNKADYVVHITAGDEHRANFSLVDISSVVKTSPDSGKKGGIELAFPGVHCDVGGAYEEGRPDNPKRIDATVFDSSLDSLRTELIKQGWFHEEELIIVKDSFFRPTINNFRLEGKRAKISNQYSYIPLHVMVDFCKKKTVPIDKGQLINLYKFTNNWISGNTAFLENIKQRLNDYSFNGGKPFTFIEAETYVEPPIVYASNSPNAQQYAYAREQRQLEGQARMNAEAEKKNEFIKFLRNHYLHWNSSYGQGALDTVVQKNKPNIEGGKRKRAVR, encoded by the coding sequence ATGAAGATAGTAGGAGAATCCAGACCGCTTACCGATAAAGAATACAGCTACAGCTTGTTCAGTGCGACGAAAAAAATTGTTGTAAAAGAATGGCAGATAGAATATAACGGAAGGCTTTTGAAAACCAATCCTTCTGGTGTTTTTCGTTTCGCTGTAAGTTTAGCAAATACAGTGGTAAAGCTGAAGGCAGTGGTAATAGAAAATGGAATAACAGTTTTCTATTCTATGGATGTGTCTATTTTGGCAGGAAAACCGAAAATTCTTTCTGTAGAATGGAGAGATTATCAAGATAAGCCGATAGGAAAAAGAAAAGTTGGATATTTAGATCAAATAAAACTTGCTGTAAAAACTCAAAATATTCCGGCAGGAGATACCCTCAAAGTTACCGTCTTTGAAGATGATAATTTTCGAGACCGTGAAGCTGGAACGCACACCACTTCTGGAGTAGATAAATCTGGATATGCTTATTTATTTTTTGATAATATAAAACTTTATCGGACGAAGCTCAATAATATGGATATGCGGAATGAATCGGATCATGAATTCTATATACGCGTAAACTATAAGAACCACATCGAAGAAACTTGGGAAGATACCCAGCTCCATATTCAGAATGAATTAAAAAATTATATCGATAAACCGCCTGCAGGAAACAGGCCGGTAGTGGTAGGTAAGGTAGAATCGGTAGTAAAAAAGAAAAAAAAATCTGTTAATTTTACTTTTGGAATTTTTCTGGACGGTACCCTGAATAATATGTATAATACAGAAATTCGTAAAGAAGCGGAAGGAAAAAAACAATCTCAAATGACGCCTGTTCTGGCAGGTGTTGATGCTAAAGAAAGTTATAAGGACCACGGAGATCCAAAGGATATGGAAAGCAGTTATGAAAATGATCTTTCCAACCCGGCTATTTTATTTAAAAATTATACGGCTGATTTTAAATCTGTCTTCAAGGTTTATACAGAAGGGATAGGAACCAATACTTCTCCAGCAGAGCAGGGAAAAGCCCTTACAAAAGACGATTACAAAAAAGACGATGTAATGCAGGGGCCTGCTTTTGGGATCGGTTCTGCCGGGATCAAAGATAAAGTACGGAAAGCCATTACAGACGCTGAAAAATATATTGCTAAAAATATAACGCCTGAAACTGACATGGTGGGAACCATCACTTTTGATGTTTTTGGTTTCAGCCGTGGAGCTGCCGCGGCAAGATATTTTGTACATGTTATTACGCAGGATGCTTATAAACCCTCAGTTACTTACAGCAAAGCCGGAGTTTATGTTAAAGATAAGTTCGGGTATTCTATAAGTGATTCTTACGCTGCTAAAACGATGCCCGCTTTTGGATATCTGGGACAGCTGCTTACGGAAGCCGGTTGTATGGATGAGAAGACAAAAGTGGTGGTCCGTTTTGTAGGAATTTATGACACCGTACCGCACCATGGATTATTCCAGTGGAACGATATTAAAGACCTTAGCCTTGATGAAGTCAATAAAGCTGATTATGTGGTTCATATAACAGCAGGAGATGAACATCGTGCAAATTTCAGTCTGGTAGACATTTCTTCTGTTGTAAAAACTTCTCCGGACAGCGGTAAAAAAGGCGGAATAGAGCTTGCTTTTCCTGGGGTACACTGTGATGTAGGCGGTGCTTATGAAGAAGGAAGGCCTGATAATCCTAAAAGAATTGATGCGACGGTATTCGACAGCAGCTTAGATTCTTTACGAACGGAGCTTATTAAACAGGGCTGGTTCCATGAAGAAGAACTAATCATTGTTAAAGACTCGTTTTTCCGGCCTACAATCAATAATTTCCGTCTGGAAGGGAAGCGCGCGAAGATCAGTAATCAGTACAGTTATATTCCGCTGCATGTTATGGTAGATTTTTGTAAGAAAAAGACAGTGCCTATTGATAAAGGACAGTTAATTAATTTATACAAATTTACAAATAATTGGATCTCTGGAAATACTGCATTTTTAGAAAATATAAAACAAAGATTGAACGATTATAGCTTTAATGGCGGTAAGCCGTTTACTTTTATAGAAGCTGAAACTTATGTAGAGCCTCCGATTGTATATGCGTCAAATAGCCCGAATGCCCAGCAATATGCTTACGCAAGAGAACAGCGGCAGCTGGAAGGCCAGGCAAGAATGAATGCTGAAGCTGAGAAGAAGAATGAATTTATTAAATTCTTAAGAAATCATTATCTTCACTGGAATTCCAGCTACGGCCAAGGGGCTTTAGATACAGTAGTTCAAAAAAATAAACCCAATATAGAAGGCGGAAAACGAAAAAGAGCCGTTAGATAA
- a CDS encoding GLPGLI family protein gives MISIKFNNLLFFTFLFSGIFFSFSQNYQVLYKVNFRPKKEKTDLKTEYMRLEALSSSKSIFYHFINKKDSVNSLKGDQTPYLRFTIIQEDKKYNYYGNFNDLYFIFNEPLKVDWNIGDKTSNFSGYKVQEAKIELDGRKWIALFAPEVPITNGPYKFSGLPGLILKIYSEDGDYSFEMIELTKYTSESFINSFQTNRYVKIKKKKVETFISNFLKDPASQNFKLVNSYGDQFDYNFSGKKDNSYKDMNDYVKVVLEKYNNPIDKKIYLLIF, from the coding sequence ATGATCAGTATAAAATTTAATAATTTACTTTTTTTTACATTCCTATTTAGTGGAATCTTCTTTAGTTTTTCTCAAAATTATCAGGTTCTTTATAAAGTAAATTTCCGCCCTAAAAAAGAGAAAACGGATCTTAAAACAGAATACATGCGTTTAGAAGCCTTATCTAGTTCTAAAAGCATATTCTATCATTTTATTAATAAAAAAGATTCCGTAAACAGCCTAAAAGGAGATCAAACTCCATATTTAAGATTTACTATTATTCAGGAAGATAAAAAATATAATTATTACGGAAACTTTAATGATCTATATTTTATTTTTAATGAACCTTTAAAGGTTGATTGGAATATAGGTGATAAAACTTCTAATTTTAGTGGTTACAAAGTTCAGGAAGCAAAAATAGAACTTGATGGAAGAAAATGGATTGCTTTATTTGCTCCTGAAGTACCAATTACAAATGGACCTTATAAATTTTCAGGTCTTCCAGGCTTAATTTTGAAGATATATTCCGAAGACGGAGATTACAGTTTCGAAATGATTGAGCTTACCAAATATACTTCTGAAAGTTTCATTAATTCTTTTCAGACAAATAGATATGTTAAGATAAAAAAGAAAAAAGTTGAAACTTTTATATCTAATTTCTTAAAAGATCCTGCATCACAAAACTTTAAATTGGTTAATAGTTATGGTGATCAATTTGATTATAACTTTAGCGGTAAAAAAGACAATTCATACAAGGATATGAATGATTATGTAAAAGTAGTTCTGGAAAAATATAATAATCCTATTGATAAAAAAATCTATCTTTTGATTTTTTAG